The window ACATTGGGGAGACGGCTGTGCCAGAATGGCTGAAGATTAGTAGTGTAATGGCAAGTAGTGATAGTTCTAAACATCTTCGCTGCATACCACGTGACAACCACGTGCACATTTCATATCTCCACGTGCACCAGATCGGGACACTTCAAATTACCGATTGCCGTTTATGACCGCCACACCGGGGAACGGACCGGACAGTGAGCGAGTCGGCCACGGCTCTGGTGGGTTTGCTCCGTCCTCCGTATCCATTTACGCGCTCTTTTCTTCCGTGTTCTATTCCAATTTCTTCACTCACAATCTCTCGCACTGCTATAACAATGGACGGCAAGCCAGCTACTCGTACGTACACTGCTCATCCACTCATACATAGAGCTCACACCCAATAGAATACCAGGCCTGGAAGAAGCTCCAGTCCCTTCACAGCTCAAAGGCCGACAAGCTCGTCTTGAAGGACCTTTTCAATGCTGACCCCAAGCGTTTCTCCAACCTCTCAAAGaccttttcttcttcttcccccGATGTTTCTATCCTTCTCGACTATTCCAAGAACCTTGTCGATGACGAGGTCCTCTCCACCCTCTTTGACCTCGCCCGTGAGGCCAAGGTCGAGACTTTCCGTGACGAGATGTTTGCCGGCAAGCACATCAACACCTCTGAGGGCCGTGCCGTCTTGCACATTGCACTCCGAAACCCCCCTGCTGACAAGGGTGGCTTCAAGATCTCTGAAGCCGGTGTTGATGAGGTCCAGGCGGTCCTTGCCCATATGAAGGAGTTCTCGGACTCTGTTCGCTCTGGCGCCTGGAAGGGTTACACCGGCAAGGCCATTGACACTGTCGTCAACATTGGTATCGGTGGTTCTGACCTTGGTCCCGTTATGGTCTGCGAGGCCCTCAAGCACTACAGCAAGAGGGACTTGAAGACCCACTTCGTCTCCAACATTGACGGTACTGACATGGCCGAGGTCCTCAAGGCATGCAACCGGGAGACCACCTTGTTCATTGTCGCTTCCAAGACCTTTACCACCCAGGAGACCATTACCAACGCCGAGAGTGCCAAGGAATGGTTCCTTGAACAAGCCAAGGACGTACGTACTACTTTTATGATTCTAATTACACAATCAAAAGTCCCCCGCACTAACGTACACATTTTCCCATATTTAGAAAGCCCACGTCGCCAAGCACTTTGTTGCCCTTTCCACCAACACCAAGGGTGTGACCGAGTTTGGCATTGCCGAATCCAACATGTTCCAGTTCTGGGACTGGGTTGGTGGCCGATACTCTCTTTGGTCTGCCATCGGTCTCTCCATCTGTTTGTCTATCGGCTTTGACAACTTCCAGGAGTTGCTCAATGGTGCTCACGAGATGGACAAGCACTTCAAGTCCACCAAGCTCGAGGAGAACTTGCCCGTTATCCTTGCTTTGATTGGTATCTGGTACAATGACTTCTACGGTTAGTCCCTTCCGTCATTCTTATCTTACGATTACGCTAAATCGTCTTTATTAGGTGCCCAAACCCAGGCTCTCTTGCCTTACGACCAATATCTCAAGAGGTTTGCCGACTACTTCCAGCAGGGTGACATGGAGTCCAACGGTAAGAGCGTCACCAAGGACGGCTCTCGAGTCGACTACGAGACTGGCCCTATTATCTGGGGCCAGAGCGGTACCAACGGCCAACACGCTTTCTACCAGTTGATCCACCAGGGTACCAAGCTCATTCCTTGGTAAGTTGTCGTTATCTCTCATTCACAGAATATGTGTGTCATAATAAACTGACAATACTTTCAGTGACTTCCTTGCCCCTGTCGAGACTCTTAACCCCATCTCTGGCGGCAAGCACCATGAAatcctcctctccaacTTCTTCGCTCAGCCTGAGTAAGTCAATTTTATTCCATCGTGTTTTGCCGACCAAATCTAATAACCTCTTGTCTTTTCAAAGAGCCCTTGCCTTTGGTAAGACTGAGAAGCAAGTCACTGAGGAGCTCGGCCCCGAGCAATCCAAGAACTCCGCCCTCGTCAAGTCCAAGATCTTTGAAGGCAACAAGCCCACCAACTCTATCATGTTCCAAAAACTCACTCCCGGTACCCTTGGTGCCCTTATCGCCCTCTACGAGCACAAGATCCACGTCCAAGGTGCTATCTGGGGTATCAACTCTTACGACCAGATGGGTGTCGAGCTTGGTAAGGTCTTGGCCAAGGCTATCTTGAAGCAGTTGAGTAGCGAAAGCGATGTTCAGGGTCACGACTCTTCTACTACCGGTCTCATCCACTACTACCAGAAGCACAGGAAGTAAAAAAAGGGAGTTGGATGATTCATGTAATGAAGTGATGTATTTAGTTCTTGAGATAGAAGACAAGAAAACAAAAAACCCGTTGTTCACGTGGGTCGTATGCAGCGTTCGGCGATAATCATGATCGAATACAACAACATGTGCATGTAATGGTTGCAACATGGGACAAGGAGTGAATTATTATAAAAACTCTGGATGTTTAGAATTGTAACTTCTATAACTGTATTATGATTgctcttccccttctttcttctcgCCAGACTTGTTCCTTGCTTGGCTTCCTCTTTCAGCTCCTTGTACAATCCCAAACACATCCCACGCCGGCGCCCTCTTCCCGTCCCCGTCCCCGTCCCCCTCCCTCACTTCATTTGACCTATCCGCATCTTCCGCCAacacttcctcttcctccccaGCCGCCGTCACCGCAGGAGTCCCAGACGCTCCCATCGGGATCGCACTCTTACTCCACAGCTCTCCCGGAATTTTCTCCTTCCCGCCGCCTTTCCCACTGAGCGAACTGCTTGCCCTGGGTCTTCGCTGGTTTCGACCACCTGTCCCGCCCAACGCGTACGACCATCCGCTCCCTCCCGTCCCCGGCGCACCCCCGGTACTAGTTGGCGCAATGCCGCCCGCGATATTATTACCGTTGGTAGACGACGATGCTGTATAAGCGGTGGACACGGTCAACCCTCGGCGCCGTGGGCCAGAAGGCGTCATGATCGTATGATAAGGTAAAGGTGATGGAGGAGCGAGTGTCTCTCGAGGTCCTGTAAGCGGTGTGCCGACCGCGGGGACGGCGGTTCGGGCAGGTGTACCAAACGATGTTGAACCTGTACCCCCTCCCGCTCCCGCTTCCACACCAGCACCTTGCGCGGTAGCTTGACTGAGACTTCTCATCCTTCCAGTCTGGACCAACGGTGCCGTTTTTGGTACAGCAAGCGCTTCGCCACCAGAGTACTGAGGTGCATTGAGTGAACGTGACGGAATAATGGGCAAGTCGGAGCAGTTGGCAGTAAGTGGAGGTCTGGAAAGTGTGGATGCGCGTGATCGGGTCCGTGGGCGGTTGACGTTTTGGGTGGGAAGGACACGGGAAGCGGACACGGGAGATGGATAAGGGGAAAGCCGAGGA is drawn from Cryptococcus gattii WM276 chromosome A, complete sequence and contains these coding sequences:
- a CDS encoding glucose-6-phosphate isomerase, putative (Similar to TIGR gene model, INSD accession AAW41921.1); this translates as MDGKPATQYQAWKKLQSLHSSKADKLVLKDLFNADPKRFSNLSKTFSSSSPDVSILLDYSKNLVDDEVLSTLFDLAREAKVETFRDEMFAGKHINTSEGRAVLHIALRNPPADKGGFKISEAGVDEVQAVLAHMKEFSDSVRSGAWKGYTGKAIDTVVNIGIGGSDLGPVMVCEALKHYSKRDLKTHFVSNIDGTDMAEVLKACNRETTLFIVASKTFTTQETITNAESAKEWFLEQAKDKAHVAKHFVALSTNTKGVTEFGIAESNMFQFWDWVGGRYSLWSAIGLSICLSIGFDNFQELLNGAHEMDKHFKSTKLEENLPVILALIGIWYNDFYGAQTQALLPYDQYLKRFADYFQQGDMESNGKSVTKDGSRVDYETGPIIWGQSGTNGQHAFYQLIHQGTKLIPCDFLAPVETLNPISGGKHHEILLSNFFAQPEALAFGKTEKQVTEELGPEQSKNSALVKSKIFEGNKPTNSIMFQKLTPGTLGALIALYEHKIHVQGAIWGINSYDQMGVELGKVLAKAILKQLSSESDVQGHDSSTTGLIHYYQKHRK